GACCGCGCCCTGGAAGAAAAACCCGACTGAGCACGAGAATCCGTTCCTCAGGTACTACGACGAAGAGATGCGCTATCTGCGCGAGGCAGGCCGCGAGTTCGCGCAGGCGCATCCTGAAGCCGCGCGTCGCATGGGGATGCTTTACGGCGAACCCGAGGGGGCTGTCCGTGCGGCCAACGAAGCCTTTGCATTTCTCTCGGCGCGGCTACGCATGAAGCTCGACGACGGCATGCCCGAAGTGACTGACGCGCTGCTCGATAACCTCTATGAGTACGCTGCGCGCGCCATTCCGTCGCTTTCGATCATCGAATGCACGCCGCTGAACCGAACGGGCGCAACTGCGGTGCCGATCCCCGCCGGGGCCGTCGTACGCTCAGCGCCCGTCGGTCCCGATAAGGTTCAGTGCGTGTACCGGACGACGCAGCCCGTCGAGCTGTTGCCGCTCTCGGTAGAGGACGCGGTCGCCGCCGTACGCGCCGACGGGCGTACGGTCATCCGCCTGACGTTTGGTCTCTGGCTCGGGGAGCAGCGCGAGCGCATGGACCTGTCACGTATCCGCCTGTACCTGCATGGCGACCGGCCCGCTGCCGCCGCGCTCTACGCGGCGCTAACGCGGCAGGTCGCGTCAATCGGGCTGCGCTTGCCGTCGGTACGCGACGGCGCCTTGCAGCCGCTGGACGGGATGCATTTCGAAACCGCAGGCTTCGGCCCGTCGACGCGGCTCTGGCCAGTCACAGACGCGAAGCGCGACGGGCAACTGGACCGCGAGCAAACGATGCTGGAGTATTTTGTGTTCCCGCAGAAGTTTCACTTCGTCGACCTGTGCGGGTTCGATGCTGCGGCGCTGCCGGCGGGTGAAACGCAGATGACCTTCGAGATTGAACTCGACGCCCGGATGCCAGGCGACTATCCCGTCAGCCGCGAGAATTTCCGCCTGTTCTGCACGCCTGTCATCAACCTGTTCGAGGTCGATGCGTTGCCGCTGGAACCTGTCGGCTGGCACGACAGGGAGCACTGCATCCGCGTACAGCCTGGCATCGCTTCTCATGTCGAGCCGTACGATGTACTCGCGGTGACCGCCGCCGACCCGGAGGACAGCGCACGGCACGACTACCGAGCCTTTACGAGTTTCCGGCATCGTGGCGGGGCGTTGCGTTACGAAAAGCCTGAGCGCTACTTCCATACGTCGACGCGGTTCGGTCCGCTCGGGCGGGAACTATGGGTCACGCTGGCGGGTCAGCTATGGGCCGGAACGTACCGGCACGCAGAGAACGACGAGGACCGTCCCGATCCGGACCGCTACCTGACGGTACGGGCGCTCGCCAACAACGGGCGGCTGCCGCGCATGGCGCTGGCCGAGGCGACGATTACCGAAACCGTCTCGGGTTTCACCGGGATTGCATCGGTGCGCAACCTCACGGCACCGTCCATGCCGCTCTATCCGCCGCGCTATTACCCGGGCTACGACTGGCGCGTATTGGGCCACTTTACGGCGGGTGGCGCGAACGAACTGAACCGGATTCATATGGAGGGCGCACCGGCGCTGCGTGAGACGCTGGAACTCTACGACTGGACGCCAGACGACGGGGTTTCGCGTCGTATCGACGCGATCAGGGACGTACGTTTCTCTGAGAAGCAGAAGGTGGAGCGGGCATACGTACAGCGTATTGCGTGCGCACATGTCGAACTCGATGCGACCGCGTTCGACGGGCCGGGCGATGCTGCGCTATTTGGTGACGTGCTCAATCACTTTCTGGGGCGTTACGCGAGCTTTCACGTGTCCATGCAACTGGTACTGAGCATCGATGGCAAGGAGACCGTCTATCCGCGCATCGACTTCGGGGGAGCACCTTTCTGATGAGTGTCGGGATTTTGCGGGGCGCCCTCGGCGTGGGCCTCGCGCTTGCCGTCTCGGCATGCGGGACGTGGCAGTCGGTGAAGGACGGGACCGTGAACGCCACGCGCGCGGTATTCGAGACGAAGGTCAAGGAGATGAACCTCGTCGTGGTAGCGCGCGGTGCGCTCAATCAGGACGCGGGCGGCGCGTCCCTACCGGTCCTACTGCGTATCTATCAGCTCAGGGACGACAAGCCCTTTGCAACAGCAAGCTACGCACAACTGCTCGGCGGGAACGACGCGCTAAAGGCTGCCACGCTCTGGAGTCGGGATATAACGCTCGGACCAGGCCAGACGCTGTTGGTATCCGAACCGATGGACGAGGCGGCGAGCTACGTAGCCGTGGCGGCATTCTTTCGCGATACGGCTGGCGCAGAGTGGTCGGTCCTGATCCCGAAAGCGCAATGGAAAAAGACCGACCCGGTACGGCTGGTCGCGGCAGAGCGCAGTCTCGAGCTCG
The DNA window shown above is from Paraburkholderia sp. BL10I2N1 and carries:
- the tssF gene encoding type VI secretion system baseplate subunit TssF; translated protein: MTAPWKKNPTEHENPFLRYYDEEMRYLREAGREFAQAHPEAARRMGMLYGEPEGAVRAANEAFAFLSARLRMKLDDGMPEVTDALLDNLYEYAARAIPSLSIIECTPLNRTGATAVPIPAGAVVRSAPVGPDKVQCVYRTTQPVELLPLSVEDAVAAVRADGRTVIRLTFGLWLGEQRERMDLSRIRLYLHGDRPAAAALYAALTRQVASIGLRLPSVRDGALQPLDGMHFETAGFGPSTRLWPVTDAKRDGQLDREQTMLEYFVFPQKFHFVDLCGFDAAALPAGETQMTFEIELDARMPGDYPVSRENFRLFCTPVINLFEVDALPLEPVGWHDREHCIRVQPGIASHVEPYDVLAVTAADPEDSARHDYRAFTSFRHRGGALRYEKPERYFHTSTRFGPLGRELWVTLAGQLWAGTYRHAENDEDRPDPDRYLTVRALANNGRLPRMALAEATITETVSGFTGIASVRNLTAPSMPLYPPRYYPGYDWRVLGHFTAGGANELNRIHMEGAPALRETLELYDWTPDDGVSRRIDAIRDVRFSEKQKVERAYVQRIACAHVELDATAFDGPGDAALFGDVLNHFLGRYASFHVSMQLVLSIDGKETVYPRIDFGGAPF
- the tssJ gene encoding type VI secretion system lipoprotein TssJ, translated to MSVGILRGALGVGLALAVSACGTWQSVKDGTVNATRAVFETKVKEMNLVVVARGALNQDAGGASLPVLLRIYQLRDDKPFATASYAQLLGGNDALKAATLWSRDITLGPGQTLLVSEPMDEAASYVAVAAFFRDTAGAEWSVLIPKAQWKKTDPVRLVAAERSLELDTARQK